A region from the Triticum aestivum cultivar Chinese Spring chromosome 3D, IWGSC CS RefSeq v2.1, whole genome shotgun sequence genome encodes:
- the LOC123073968 gene encoding uncharacterized protein yields the protein MAETAWELAELFVLRPVLAIFFALSFILLSWYVAWRTVLAHVPLVQEVAGLRRNKKPAKPKPPNRGRIGRFYQSQAQAQAQR from the exons ATGGCCGAGACGGCGTGGGAGCTCGCCGAACTATTCGTCCTCCGCCCCGTCCTCGCCATCTTCTTTGCCCTCTCATTCATCCTCCTGA GCTGGTATGTGGCGTGGAGGACGGTGCTGGCGCACGTCCCGCTCGTGCAGGAGGTCGCCGGCCTGCGCCGGAACAAGAAGCCCGCCAAGCCCAAGCCTCCCAACCGCGGCCGCATCGGCAGGTTCTACCAGTCGCAAGCGCAAGCGCAAGCGCAGAGGTGA